One stretch of Burkholderia pyrrocinia DNA includes these proteins:
- a CDS encoding YadA-like family protein yields MNKSYRTVWNATTGTWVAAEETARSKSKGSSRVARKAFVAVTLGGVAIGGAAAADFGDALESTDGTGDEESVVQVPITGTKSQMNARSIGTDAIGTMAAIDDTYIKIRSGLYGPARPAVAAPEGDGAIAIGASATATGISSLALGGGAIANTTNAMAIGTIARATGTETLAAGVGSAATATYSSALGRGATATAEGSTALGSFAVANRANTVSVGNATTQRQITNLAAGTQNTDAVNVQQLNAAIAAADDPYVAFRTGTYAAARAAQATGDSSTAIGPNARATGSSAVALGGNSTAGSNSVALGTISNAAAEATAVGVSANAQANNSTAVGRLASATATGAVALGNGAVADRANTVSVGSAAGRRAIVNMAAGTQATDAVNVSQLTPIVTALGGGATINATTGAVTGPTYNLTNGGRQTTVGGALTALDNALTTSNRFVKVNGVTDATANGGGSIAIGSGATTTPLIGGSSTAQTAIGSEATANGLSSTALGSSAHANGTGAVALGRLSDATGNSSTALGNQASAQAAGSTALGNGASVVAGATNSVAIGANASVAENVTNSMALGTNATATRNDTISVGSATLQRQITNLAAGTQATDAVNISQLTGVTTALGGGATIGADGSVTQPTYSIGGNDYHTVSDALDALAQTSGADAVNYDDASRGTVTLAGANGTTITNVKAGDLSAASTDAVNGSQLFATNTRVGSLEDSLKGGGVIDPDTGESLAVVYDGTAKDKVTLGGGANGTTIANVKAGVADMDAVNVSQLKGAGLIDPVTGQPIAAVTYDRNADGTANYGSVTLGNGNGPVKVSNVADATDDGDALNLGQLKQAGLVGEDGQGNLTSLAVAYDDASKGTVTLGGGAAGTTVTNVKAGELSATSTDAVNGSQLFATNQDLGDLRESLKGGGVIDPDTGESLAVVYDNAAKNHVTLGGAGASGPVTLSNVAAGVAATDAVNVQQMQQAVATGNPYIGGRGTGVAAQATGINAVALGLGSLANEINTISVGNSTTGLQRRITNVQNGEADSDAATVGQVNELMGVASTSTQAALDNIDTKTTSAIQDVNSRLDAINTVAGTDPYVQVDGAGDGSDNASVRPGTYGVAIGAEANATGNTAIAIGAQSVSSGNSSVALGAGASATATGAVAFGSGRATGTSALALGNGTNASGNNAVAAGFNAGASGLNALAFGNTARANATDSMAFGTTAQVDPLATNGIAIGRAANVTSAAQNSVALGSNSVADRLNSISVGSTSQQRQIIYVSKGTADTDAVNVSQLKDAVSAFGGNASVGADGSIVNPTYTFDGATYHNVGDALNALAQRGGGSDPLAVTYAKNPDGSANFDLVSLAGVDGTTLTNLKAGALSATSTDAVNGSQLFATNERVGSLEDSLQNGGVIDPTTGESLAVVYDGTAKDKVTLAGGATGTTIANVKAGVADMDAVNVSQLKDSGLIGNDGKAIAAVTYDRNPDGTPNYGSVTLGDGNGPVKVTNVADATGDSDALNLGQLKQAGLVGEDGQGNLTSLAVAYDDASKGTVTLGGGAAGTTITNVKAGELSATSTDAVNGSQLFATNQDIGDLRDSLQSGGVIDPTTGESLAVVYDGTAKDKVTLAGGATGTTIANVKAGVADLDAVNVSQLKDSGLIGNDGKAIAAVTYDRNTDGTPNYGSVTLGDGNGPVKVTNVADATGDSDALNLGQLKQAGLVGEDGQGNLTSLAVAYDDASKDKVTLAGGATGTTITNVKAGELSATSTDAVNGSQLFATNQDLGDLRDSLQSGGVIDPTTGESLAVVYDSTAKDKVTLAGGATGTTISNVKAGVADLDAVNVSQLKGSGLIDPVTGQSIAAVTYDRNPDGTANYGSVTLGNGNGPVKVSNVADATGDSDALNLGQLKQAGLVGEDGQGNLTSLAVAYDDASKGTVTLGGGAAGTTITNVKAGELSATSTDAVNGAQLFATNTRVGSLEDSLQSGGVIDPTTGESLAVVYDSTAKDKVTLAGGATGTTISNVKAGVADLDAVNVSQLKGSGLIDPVTGQSIAAVTYDRLADGTANYGSVTLGNGNGPVKVSNVAAATADTDAVNYGQMKDYVDGSIGVPGNPLAVAYDDTSKGSITLGGANGTTITNVAAGEVSATSTDAINGSQLHGVSQSVADSLGGGSTVGADGTVTNPTYSLADPADASQKHDYHNVGDALANLDGRVVDNTTNITVIKNQLSDSGLVDPVTGQSIAAVTYDRNADGTPNYNSATLRGTDGTTLSNVKAGVADLDAVNVSQLKGSGLIDPVTGQSIAAVTYDRNPDGTANYGSVTLGNGNGPVKVTNVADATGDSDALNLGQLKQAGLVGEDGQGNLTSLAVAYDDASKGTVTLGGGAAGTTITNVKAGELSATSTDAVNGSQLFATNQDIGDLRDSLKGGGVIDPVTGESLAVVYDSAAKNQVTLGGANATTPVQLKNVAAGTDGTDAVNVAQLKEAGLVAPVDPTNPGAGLTSLAVTYGDASKSTVALGGANGTTLSNVAAGAVSATSTDAINGSQLHGVSQSVADSLGGGSTVGADGTVTNPTYSLADPADASQKQDYHNVGDALANLDGRVVDNTTNITVIKNQLADSGLVDPVTGQSIAAVTYDRNTDGTPNYGSVTLGNGNDPVKVSNVADGVDRHDAVNLGQLQDAGLVAPVDPTNPGTMTSLAVTYGKNTDGTANFDQVVLAGKGGTTISNVKAGAVTATSTDAINGAQLHGVSQSVADSLGGGSTVDADGKVTSPTYVVNNQTFNNVGDAITNISNSLVDGSIGLVQQDATTRDITVAKDTDGTVVDFTGTAGDRVLTGVAAGAVNATSNDAINGSQLHGTAQSVADVIGGGTTVDADGKLADTAIDVNGQKYSTVAEAVQAAAAYGATDSLAVRYDLNGDGTPNFGSVTLGGSGAAPVQLKNVADGVNKYDAVNFGQLSELNDKIDDMDGRVGALEQNPGNGGGTGDSPYFSGTDVTPGSSTAANAGTGTGNTAAGSGASVGGGANNATVIGSNASATKDNGAAIGSGAKSTGEGATAIGSNASASGSQSVAIGSGSVANEANTVSFGNGTDDGNRRIVNIADGINATDGATKGQLDRAVGGLQGQINDVSKNAYSGIAAATALTMIPGVDPGKTLSFGVGGATYKGYQAVAFGGEARITQNLKMKAGVGLSSGGNTVGVGASYQW; encoded by the coding sequence ATGAACAAGTCTTATCGGACCGTCTGGAATGCCACGACAGGTACGTGGGTGGCCGCCGAGGAAACGGCGCGCTCGAAATCGAAGGGATCGTCGCGGGTGGCGCGCAAGGCGTTTGTCGCGGTTACGTTGGGCGGCGTCGCGATCGGTGGCGCCGCGGCTGCGGATTTCGGCGATGCGCTGGAAAGCACGGATGGCACGGGCGATGAGGAGAGCGTGGTCCAGGTGCCGATCACGGGTACGAAGTCGCAGATGAATGCGAGGTCGATCGGCACCGATGCGATCGGGACGATGGCTGCGATTGACGATACGTACATCAAGATCCGGTCTGGTTTGTATGGACCGGCTCGGCCGGCGGTCGCGGCACCCGAGGGAGATGGCGCCATCGCAATCGGTGCTTCCGCCACTGCCACTGGTATATCTTCTCTCGCACTTGGCGGTGGCGCAATCGCGAATACGACGAATGCAATGGCCATCGGTACTATCGCGAGAGCGACGGGTACAGAGACGTTGGCGGCCGGCGTTGGTTCAGCAGCAACGGCAACGTATTCGTCTGCACTTGGACGTGGTGCGACGGCCACTGCCGAAGGCTCGACCGCCCTGGGTTCATTCGCCGTTGCCAATCGTGCCAATACCGTCTCGGTCGGCAATGCGACGACGCAACGTCAGATCACCAACCTCGCCGCCGGCACGCAGAATACGGACGCAGTGAACGTCCAACAGTTGAATGCCGCGATTGCTGCCGCGGATGATCCGTATGTGGCGTTCAGAACAGGCACGTATGCAGCCGCGAGGGCAGCGCAGGCGACCGGGGACAGTTCGACCGCCATCGGCCCCAATGCTAGAGCCACCGGATCATCGGCTGTCGCCCTCGGCGGCAATTCGACCGCCGGTTCCAACTCCGTGGCGCTCGGCACGATCTCGAACGCAGCCGCCGAGGCTACTGCGGTCGGTGTGAGTGCCAACGCACAGGCGAACAATTCGACCGCAGTGGGTCGTTTGGCAAGTGCCACGGCTACCGGCGCGGTTGCGCTGGGAAATGGCGCCGTTGCCGATCGTGCTAACACCGTTTCGGTCGGCAGCGCGGCGGGACGTCGAGCGATTGTCAACATGGCTGCCGGTACGCAAGCGACCGACGCTGTCAACGTGTCGCAGCTCACGCCGATCGTCACGGCCCTCGGCGGCGGTGCGACGATCAACGCGACGACGGGCGCGGTGACGGGCCCGACGTACAACCTCACGAACGGCGGCCGGCAGACGACGGTCGGTGGTGCACTGACGGCGCTCGACAACGCGCTGACGACGTCAAACAGGTTCGTCAAGGTCAATGGAGTCACCGATGCAACTGCGAACGGTGGCGGTTCCATCGCAATTGGCTCTGGCGCGACTACTACTCCGCTTATTGGCGGCTCTTCGACCGCTCAAACCGCAATCGGCAGTGAAGCGACTGCGAATGGATTGTCGTCGACGGCGCTTGGCTCGTCTGCGCACGCAAATGGTACCGGGGCAGTGGCTCTCGGTCGGCTTTCCGATGCAACGGGTAACAGCTCCACGGCATTGGGCAATCAGGCGTCGGCACAGGCGGCGGGTTCCACTGCATTGGGAAATGGCGCCAGTGTCGTGGCCGGGGCAACCAATTCGGTCGCGATCGGCGCCAACGCCAGTGTCGCCGAAAATGTGACGAACTCAATGGCACTGGGTACGAACGCAACCGCGACTCGCAACGATACGATTTCGGTCGGCTCGGCAACGCTGCAACGCCAGATCACCAACCTGGCTGCCGGCACGCAGGCAACCGATGCCGTGAACATCAGCCAACTGACGGGCGTGACGACCGCGCTCGGCGGCGGCGCGACCATCGGCGCGGATGGCAGCGTCACGCAGCCGACCTATTCGATCGGCGGTAACGACTACCACACCGTGAGCGACGCGCTCGACGCGCTCGCGCAGACTAGCGGCGCGGATGCGGTGAATTACGACGACGCGTCGAGGGGCACGGTTACGCTGGCCGGTGCGAATGGCACGACTATCACGAACGTGAAGGCAGGCGACCTGTCGGCGGCGAGCACGGACGCGGTGAATGGTTCGCAGCTGTTCGCGACGAACACGCGCGTCGGCTCGCTGGAAGACTCGCTGAAGGGCGGTGGCGTGATCGACCCGGACACGGGCGAATCGCTGGCAGTGGTGTACGACGGCACGGCGAAGGACAAGGTCACGCTGGGCGGTGGTGCGAACGGCACGACGATCGCGAACGTGAAGGCCGGCGTGGCCGATATGGATGCAGTGAACGTGAGCCAGCTGAAGGGCGCGGGTCTGATCGATCCGGTGACGGGTCAACCGATCGCCGCGGTGACGTACGACCGTAACGCGGACGGTACGGCGAACTACGGTTCGGTGACACTGGGTAATGGCAATGGTCCGGTGAAGGTGTCGAACGTGGCAGACGCGACGGACGACGGCGACGCGCTGAACCTCGGCCAGCTGAAGCAAGCCGGTCTGGTGGGCGAAGACGGTCAGGGCAACCTGACGTCGCTGGCGGTGGCGTATGACGATGCGTCGAAGGGCACGGTCACGCTGGGCGGCGGTGCTGCCGGCACGACGGTCACCAACGTGAAGGCGGGCGAACTGTCGGCAACGAGCACGGACGCGGTGAATGGTTCGCAGCTGTTCGCGACGAACCAGGACCTTGGCGACCTGCGCGAGTCGCTGAAGGGCGGCGGCGTGATCGACCCGGACACGGGTGAATCGCTGGCAGTGGTGTACGACAACGCGGCAAAGAACCACGTGACGCTGGGCGGCGCAGGCGCGTCGGGTCCGGTGACGCTGTCGAACGTCGCGGCGGGTGTCGCGGCAACCGACGCGGTCAACGTGCAGCAGATGCAGCAGGCCGTGGCGACGGGCAACCCGTATATCGGCGGCCGTGGTACAGGCGTCGCCGCACAGGCGACCGGCATCAACGCGGTGGCGCTGGGCCTCGGCTCGCTCGCGAACGAGATCAACACGATTTCCGTCGGTAACAGCACGACCGGCCTGCAACGTCGGATCACGAACGTGCAGAACGGTGAGGCCGACAGTGATGCGGCTACCGTCGGCCAGGTGAACGAGCTGATGGGCGTCGCGTCCACGAGCACGCAGGCGGCGCTCGACAACATCGACACGAAGACGACGTCCGCTATCCAGGACGTGAACAGCCGACTCGACGCGATCAACACGGTTGCGGGTACGGATCCGTACGTCCAGGTCGACGGCGCAGGCGACGGCAGCGACAACGCATCCGTTCGCCCGGGCACGTATGGCGTGGCGATCGGCGCGGAAGCCAACGCAACCGGCAATACGGCGATCGCGATCGGCGCACAGTCGGTATCGTCGGGCAATAGCTCGGTCGCGCTCGGCGCGGGTGCGTCGGCGACGGCCACGGGCGCCGTTGCGTTCGGCAGCGGCCGGGCGACCGGCACCAGCGCGCTCGCGCTGGGTAACGGCACGAACGCATCGGGCAACAACGCAGTGGCCGCTGGTTTCAACGCGGGCGCTTCGGGCCTGAACGCGCTGGCGTTCGGCAATACGGCGCGCGCCAACGCAACGGATTCGATGGCATTCGGCACGACCGCACAGGTCGATCCGCTCGCGACGAACGGTATCGCGATCGGCCGCGCGGCCAACGTGACGAGCGCGGCGCAGAACTCGGTCGCGCTGGGCTCGAATTCGGTCGCGGATCGCTTGAACTCGATCTCGGTCGGTTCGACGAGCCAGCAGCGCCAGATCATCTATGTGTCGAAGGGTACGGCCGACACGGACGCGGTGAACGTGAGCCAGCTCAAGGACGCGGTAAGTGCGTTCGGTGGCAATGCGTCGGTCGGCGCGGACGGTTCCATCGTGAACCCGACGTATACCTTTGACGGTGCGACCTATCACAACGTTGGCGATGCGCTCAACGCGCTGGCTCAGCGGGGCGGCGGCTCTGATCCGCTTGCAGTGACCTACGCCAAGAACCCGGACGGCTCGGCGAACTTCGACCTCGTCTCGCTGGCCGGCGTGGATGGCACGACGCTCACGAACCTGAAGGCGGGTGCGCTGTCGGCGACGAGCACGGACGCGGTGAACGGTTCGCAGCTGTTTGCAACGAACGAGCGTGTCGGTTCGCTGGAAGACTCGCTGCAGAACGGCGGCGTGATCGACCCGACGACGGGCGAATCGCTGGCAGTGGTGTACGACGGCACGGCGAAGGACAAGGTCACGCTGGCTGGCGGTGCGACTGGCACGACGATCGCGAACGTGAAGGCCGGTGTGGCCGACATGGATGCAGTGAACGTGAGCCAGCTGAAGGACTCGGGCCTGATCGGCAACGATGGCAAGGCAATTGCCGCGGTGACGTACGACCGTAACCCGGACGGCACGCCGAACTACGGTTCGGTGACGCTGGGCGACGGCAATGGTCCGGTGAAGGTGACGAACGTGGCCGACGCAACGGGCGACAGCGACGCGCTGAACCTTGGCCAGCTGAAGCAAGCGGGTCTGGTGGGCGAAGACGGTCAGGGCAACCTGACGTCGCTGGCGGTGGCCTACGACGATGCGTCGAAGGGCACGGTCACGCTGGGCGGCGGTGCTGCGGGCACGACGATCACGAATGTGAAGGCAGGCGAGCTGTCGGCGACGAGCACGGACGCAGTGAATGGTTCGCAGCTGTTCGCGACGAACCAGGACATCGGCGACCTGCGCGACTCGCTGCAAAGCGGCGGCGTGATCGACCCGACGACGGGCGAATCGCTGGCAGTGGTGTACGACGGCACGGCGAAGGACAAGGTCACGCTGGCTGGCGGTGCGACTGGCACGACGATCGCGAACGTGAAGGCCGGTGTGGCCGACCTGGATGCGGTGAACGTGAGCCAGTTGAAGGACTCGGGCCTGATCGGCAACGACGGCAAGGCAATCGCCGCGGTGACGTACGACCGCAACACGGACGGCACGCCGAACTACGGTTCGGTGACGCTGGGCGACGGCAATGGTCCGGTGAAGGTGACGAACGTGGCCGACGCAACGGGCGACAGCGACGCGCTGAACCTTGGCCAGCTGAAGCAAGCCGGTCTGGTGGGCGAAGACGGCCAGGGCAACCTGACGTCGCTGGCGGTGGCGTACGACGACGCGTCGAAGGACAAGGTGACGCTGGCTGGCGGCGCAACCGGCACGACGATCACGAACGTGAAGGCGGGCGAGCTGTCGGCGACGAGCACGGACGCAGTCAACGGTTCGCAGCTGTTCGCGACGAACCAGGACCTTGGCGACCTGCGCGACTCGCTGCAAAGCGGCGGCGTGATCGACCCGACGACGGGCGAATCGCTGGCGGTCGTGTACGACAGCACGGCGAAGGACAAGGTCACGCTGGCTGGCGGTGCAACCGGCACGACGATCTCGAACGTGAAGGCCGGCGTGGCCGACCTGGACGCAGTGAACGTGAGCCAGCTGAAGGGCTCGGGCCTGATCGATCCGGTAACGGGGCAATCGATCGCTGCGGTGACGTACGACCGCAACCCGGACGGCACGGCGAACTACGGTTCGGTGACGCTGGGTAACGGCAATGGCCCGGTGAAGGTGTCGAACGTGGCAGACGCAACGGGCGACAGCGACGCGCTGAACCTTGGCCAGCTGAAGCAGGCCGGTCTGGTGGGCGAAGACGGCCAGGGCAACCTGACGTCGCTGGCGGTGGCGTACGACGACGCGTCGAAGGGCACGGTCACGCTGGGCGGCGGCGCTGCCGGCACGACGATCACCAACGTGAAAGCGGGCGAACTGTCGGCGACGAGCACGGACGCGGTGAATGGCGCGCAACTGTTCGCGACGAACACGCGCGTCGGTTCGCTGGAAGACTCGCTGCAAAGCGGCGGCGTGATCGACCCGACGACGGGCGAATCGCTGGCGGTCGTGTACGACAGCACGGCGAAGGACAAGGTCACGCTGGCTGGCGGTGCAACCGGCACGACGATCTCGAACGTGAAGGCCGGCGTGGCCGACCTGGACGCAGTGAACGTGAGCCAGCTGAAGGGCTCGGGCCTGATCGATCCGGTAACGGGTCAGTCGATCGCCGCGGTGACGTACGACCGTCTCGCGGACGGCACGGCGAACTACGGTTCGGTGACGCTGGGTAACGGCAATGGCCCGGTGAAGGTGTCGAACGTGGCGGCTGCCACGGCGGACACGGATGCGGTCAACTACGGCCAGATGAAGGACTATGTCGACGGCAGCATCGGCGTTCCGGGCAACCCGCTCGCCGTTGCCTATGACGACACGTCGAAGGGCTCGATCACGCTGGGTGGCGCGAACGGCACGACGATCACGAACGTGGCGGCGGGTGAAGTGAGCGCGACGAGCACGGATGCGATCAACGGTTCGCAGCTGCACGGCGTGTCGCAAAGCGTGGCCGATTCGCTGGGCGGCGGTTCGACCGTCGGCGCGGACGGCACCGTGACGAACCCGACGTACTCGCTGGCCGATCCGGCGGACGCTTCGCAGAAGCACGACTACCACAACGTGGGCGACGCGCTGGCGAACCTCGACGGCCGTGTCGTGGACAACACGACCAACATCACGGTCATCAAGAACCAGCTCTCGGACTCGGGTCTGGTCGATCCGGTGACGGGCCAGTCGATCGCGGCGGTGACGTATGACCGCAACGCGGACGGCACGCCGAACTACAACTCGGCGACGCTGCGCGGCACCGACGGCACGACGCTGTCGAACGTGAAGGCCGGTGTGGCCGACCTGGACGCAGTGAACGTGAGCCAGCTGAAGGGCTCGGGCCTGATCGATCCGGTAACGGGTCAATCGATCGCCGCGGTGACGTACGACCGCAACCCGGACGGCACGGCGAACTACGGTTCGGTGACGCTGGGTAACGGCAACGGTCCGGTGAAGGTGACGAACGTCGCCGACGCAACGGGCGACAGCGACGCGCTGAACCTCGGCCAGCTGAAGCAAGCCGGTCTGGTGGGCGAAGACGGCCAGGGCAACCTGACGTCGCTGGCGGTGGCGTACGACGACGCGTCGAAGGGCACGGTCACGCTGGGCGGCGGCGCTGCGGGCACGACGATCACGAACGTGAAGGCGGGCGAGCTGTCGGCAACGAGCACGGACGCGGTGAACGGTTCGCAGCTGTTCGCGACGAACCAGGACATCGGTGATTTGCGCGACTCGCTGAAGGGTGGCGGCGTGATCGACCCGGTCACGGGTGAATCGCTGGCAGTGGTATACGACAGCGCGGCGAAGAACCAGGTGACGCTGGGCGGTGCGAATGCAACGACACCGGTTCAACTGAAGAACGTCGCAGCTGGTACGGACGGTACCGATGCAGTCAACGTGGCGCAGCTGAAGGAAGCGGGCCTGGTTGCGCCGGTCGATCCGACGAATCCGGGCGCGGGCCTGACCTCACTCGCGGTGACCTACGGTGACGCGTCGAAGAGCACGGTGGCGCTCGGCGGCGCCAACGGCACGACGCTGTCGAACGTGGCGGCCGGTGCTGTGAGCGCCACGAGCACGGACGCGATCAACGGTTCGCAGTTGCACGGCGTGTCGCAGAGCGTGGCCGATTCGCTGGGCGGCGGCTCGACCGTCGGCGCGGACGGCACCGTGACGAACCCGACGTACTCGCTGGCCGATCCGGCGGATGCCTCGCAGAAGCAGGACTACCACAACGTCGGCGATGCGCTGGCGAACCTCGACGGCCGTGTCGTGGACAACACGACCAACATCACGGTGATCAAGAACCAGCTGGCCGATTCGGGCCTGGTGGATCCGGTGACGGGCCAGTCGATTGCGGCGGTGACGTATGACCGCAACACGGACGGCACGCCGAACTACGGTTCGGTGACGCTGGGTAACGGCAACGATCCGGTGAAGGTGTCGAACGTCGCGGACGGCGTGGATCGTCACGATGCGGTGAACCTCGGCCAGCTGCAGGATGCGGGTCTGGTCGCACCGGTCGATCCGACCAACCCGGGCACGATGACGTCGCTCGCCGTGACGTACGGCAAGAACACGGACGGCACCGCGAACTTCGACCAGGTCGTGCTGGCCGGCAAGGGCGGCACGACGATCTCGAACGTGAAGGCGGGCGCGGTGACGGCCACGAGCACGGACGCGATCAACGGCGCGCAGTTGCACGGCGTGTCGCAGAGCGTCGCCGATTCGCTGGGCGGTGGTTCGACGGTCGATGCGGACGGCAAGGTGACGAGCCCGACGTACGTGGTCAACAACCAGACGTTCAACAACGTCGGCGATGCGATCACGAACATCTCGAACAGCCTGGTGGATGGCTCGATCGGCCTCGTCCAGCAGGATGCGACGACGCGCGACATCACGGTCGCGAAGGACACGGACGGCACGGTCGTGGACTTCACGGGCACCGCGGGCGACCGCGTGCTGACCGGCGTGGCCGCGGGTGCGGTGAACGCGACGAGCAACGACGCGATCAACGGGTCGCAGCTGCACGGCACGGCGCAGAGCGTCGCGGACGTGATCGGCGGCGGCACGACGGTCGATGCGGACGGCAAGCTCGCGGACACGGCGATCGACGTGAACGGGCAGAAGTACTCGACCGTCGCGGAGGCAGTCCAGGCCGCGGCCGCGTACGGCGCGACCGATTCGCTGGCAGTGCGTTACGACCTGAACGGCGACGGCACGCCGAACTTCGGCTCGGTGACGCTCGGCGGCTCGGGCGCGGCACCGGTTCAGTTGAAGAACGTCGCGGATGGCGTGAACAAGTACGACGCCGTCAACTTCGGGCAGCTGTCCGAACTGAACGACAAGATCGACGACATGGACGGTCGCGTCGGCGCGCTCGAGCAGAATCCGGGCAACGGCGGCGGTACGGGCGACAGCCCGTACTTCTCCGGCACGGACGTCACGCCGGGCTCGTCGACGGCGGCCAATGCCGGCACCGGCACGGGCAACACGGCGGCAGGCTCGGGTGCGAGCGTCGGCGGCGGCGCGAACAACGCGACCGTCATCGGTTCGAACGCCAGCGCCACGAAGGACAACGGCGCGGCGATCGGCTCGGGTGCGAAGAGCACCGGCGAAGGCGCAACCGCGATCGGCAGCAACGCGAGCGCGTCGGGCAGCCAGTCGGTGGCGATCGGCTCGGGCTCGGTGGCGAACGAAGCCAACACGGTCTCGTTCGGCAACGGCACCGACGACGGCAACCGCCGGATCGTCAACATCGCGGACGGTATCAACGCGACCGACGGTGCGACGAAGGGCCAGCTCGACCGTGCGGTCGGCGGCCTGCAAGGCCAGATCAACGACGTGTCGAAGAACGCGTACTCGGGTATCGCCGCAGCCACCGCGCTGACGATGATTCCGGGCGTCGATCCGGGCAAGACGCTGTCGTTCGGCGTCGGCGGCGCGACCTACAAGGGCTATCAGGCCGTGGCGTTCGGCGGCGAAGCCCGTATCACGCAGAACCTGAAGATGAAGGCCGGCGTGGGTCTGTCGAGCGGCGGCAACACCGTCGGCGTGGGTGCGTCGTACCAGTGGTAA
- a CDS encoding response regulator transcription factor — MGTYQIRVVLADDHPALLVGVQHGLSSVPTIQLAGTAGNSDELVALLDAGSCDVVVSDYAMPGSAHGDGIALFSYLQRRYPAVKLVVLTMLDNAAVVGALMRIGIACIVSKSDTTDHLIPAIHAAATGGSYYSPSVETVVRTLGTHSSARFADQAPALSSREIEVVRMYASGMTVNEIAEQLSRSKKTISTQKARAMQKLGIDKDIDLLRYAIEHGIVAASGSEGKGGEEAGGNRGDGA, encoded by the coding sequence ATGGGAACCTATCAAATACGCGTGGTATTGGCCGACGACCATCCGGCGTTGCTTGTCGGCGTCCAGCACGGCCTGTCGTCGGTGCCGACGATCCAGCTGGCGGGCACGGCCGGCAATTCGGACGAACTGGTCGCGCTGCTCGACGCCGGCTCGTGCGACGTCGTCGTATCCGACTACGCGATGCCCGGCAGCGCCCACGGCGACGGCATCGCACTGTTCTCCTACCTGCAGCGCCGCTATCCGGCCGTCAAGCTCGTCGTGCTGACCATGCTCGACAACGCGGCCGTGGTCGGCGCGCTGATGCGCATCGGCATCGCGTGCATCGTCAGCAAATCCGACACGACCGATCACCTGATTCCCGCGATCCATGCGGCGGCGACGGGCGGCTCCTATTATTCGCCATCGGTCGAGACGGTCGTGCGAACGCTGGGGACGCATTCGAGCGCGCGGTTCGCCGACCAGGCGCCGGCGCTGAGCAGCCGCGAGATCGAGGTCGTGCGGATGTACGCGTCGGGCATGACCGTGAACGAGATCGCCGAACAGTTGAGCCGCAGCAAGAAGACCATCAGCACGCAGAAGGCGCGCGCGATGCAGAAGCTCGGCATCGACAAGGACATCGATCTGCTGCGTTACGCGATCGAGCACGGCATCGTGGCCGCGTCGGGCAGCGAAGGGAAGGGCGGGGAAGAAGCAGGCGGGAATCGGGGCGACGGCGCGTGA
- a CDS encoding OmpA family protein, translated as MTMKSLFLRAASIGAIAMALGACTTQSGLTYDIRAVSVPGKPDRVFRVSCDGLLGSANSCARAAEEFCQGQGFTPLEMIDRVYSRAPMKDPREITFMCGKPQPVVQPAPQPQAQPQPAPQPAPVPQRQVLLQGDANFATDSAALTPQARRDLDRFIEINRGVTFSRVAITGFTDSTGGAAHNRSLSEARARTVVNYLRSNGLQARSFVAEGLGAADPVASNATQEGRAQNRRVEIRLDTQ; from the coding sequence ATGACCATGAAATCATTGTTCTTGCGCGCCGCGTCGATCGGCGCGATCGCGATGGCGCTCGGCGCCTGCACGACCCAGTCGGGATTGACCTATGACATCCGCGCAGTTTCCGTGCCGGGCAAGCCCGACCGCGTGTTCCGCGTAAGCTGCGACGGGCTGCTCGGCAGCGCCAATTCGTGCGCGCGCGCCGCCGAGGAGTTCTGTCAGGGCCAGGGCTTCACGCCGCTCGAGATGATCGATCGCGTGTACAGCCGCGCGCCGATGAAGGATCCGCGCGAAATCACGTTCATGTGCGGCAAGCCGCAGCCGGTCGTGCAGCCGGCGCCGCAACCGCAGGCACAGCCGCAACCCGCACCGCAGCCGGCGCCGGTTCCGCAGCGCCAGGTGCTGCTGCAGGGCGACGCGAACTTCGCGACCGACAGCGCGGCGCTGACGCCGCAGGCGCGCCGTGATCTCGACCGTTTCATCGAGATCAATCGCGGCGTGACGTTCTCCCGCGTCGCGATCACCGGTTTCACCGATTCGACGGGCGGCGCGGCGCATAACCGCTCGCTGTCGGAAGCGCGTGCGCGCACGGTCGTGAACTACCTGCGCTCGAACGGGTTGCAGGCGCGCTCGTTCGTGGCCGAAGGCCTCGGCGCGGCGGACCCGGTCGCGTCGAACGCGACGCAAGAGGGCCGCGCGCAGAACCGTCGCGTCGAGATCCGCCTCGACACGCAATGA